A DNA window from Haloactinospora alba contains the following coding sequences:
- a CDS encoding DUF6986 family protein: MSAQDSAGNSADAAGIGLAGLNEALDTRLADADARLLEQFPGERGKRQPIHTVYVPADRIRPGIATEWGKQADQALREHAPDAGTLAAATGMSAEMVAECLPRVQEKLRTEPIEDLRIDLEDGYGTRPDSEEDRHLTEAATALCADLRSAVAPPFFGIRMKGMEAAGRHRGTRSLTMFLNTLLEELGALPEGFVFTLPKITSVDQVEATVWLAEQLEKRLSLPSGSLRFELQIETPQSVIAPDGTATVARMVHAGQGRVTALHYGTYDYSAACGVTAGFQSMAHPVADHAKAVMQVAVAGTGVWLSDGSTNVLPVGTTEDVHEAWHLHSGLVRRSLERAYYQGWDMHPHHLPTRYLATYAFYREAFPSAAERLAAYLTADSGGVLDEPATAQALASTLVRGLRCGALSESEVSDATGAGSEVLVGFANRRVG, from the coding sequence GTGAGTGCGCAGGACTCTGCAGGCAACAGCGCCGATGCGGCCGGAATCGGCCTCGCCGGATTGAACGAGGCCCTTGATACGCGACTCGCTGACGCCGACGCACGACTGCTGGAACAGTTCCCTGGGGAACGCGGGAAGCGTCAGCCGATCCACACTGTCTATGTTCCCGCTGACCGGATCCGTCCCGGTATCGCGACCGAGTGGGGCAAACAGGCGGACCAGGCCCTGCGGGAGCACGCCCCGGACGCGGGGACGCTGGCCGCTGCCACCGGGATGAGTGCGGAGATGGTCGCCGAGTGCCTGCCGCGGGTGCAGGAGAAACTGCGCACCGAGCCGATCGAGGACCTGCGGATCGACCTGGAGGACGGCTACGGCACCCGACCCGACTCGGAGGAGGACCGGCACCTCACCGAAGCGGCCACCGCACTGTGCGCCGACCTGCGAAGCGCGGTGGCCCCTCCGTTCTTCGGTATCCGGATGAAGGGGATGGAGGCTGCGGGACGACACCGCGGGACACGCAGCCTGACCATGTTCCTGAACACCCTGTTGGAGGAACTGGGCGCTCTTCCCGAGGGCTTCGTCTTCACCCTCCCCAAGATCACCTCGGTCGACCAGGTGGAGGCGACGGTCTGGTTGGCGGAGCAGCTGGAGAAACGGTTGTCCCTGCCGAGCGGGAGCCTCCGGTTCGAGCTGCAGATCGAGACCCCGCAGTCCGTCATCGCTCCCGACGGCACCGCGACCGTCGCCCGGATGGTGCACGCCGGACAGGGGCGGGTAACCGCCCTGCACTACGGAACGTACGACTACAGCGCGGCGTGCGGAGTGACGGCAGGGTTCCAGAGCATGGCCCATCCGGTCGCCGACCACGCCAAGGCCGTCATGCAGGTCGCGGTCGCCGGGACCGGAGTGTGGCTGTCCGACGGCTCCACCAACGTGCTGCCGGTCGGGACCACCGAGGACGTGCACGAGGCATGGCACCTGCACTCCGGGCTCGTCCGCAGGTCCCTGGAACGCGCGTACTACCAGGGATGGGACATGCACCCCCACCACCTGCCCACCAGGTACCTGGCGACCTACGCGTTCTACCGGGAGGCGTTCCCCTCGGCAGCGGAACGGTTGGCCGCCTACCTCACCGCCGACTCGGGCGGTGTCCTCGACGAGCCGGCGACCGCTCAGGCCCTGGCCTCCACCCTTGTCCGTGGCCTGCGCTGCGGCGCGCTCTCCGAGAGCGAGGTCAGTGACGCCACCGGAGCCGGATCCGAGGTGCTGGTCGGTTTCGCCAACCGGCGGGTGGGCTAG
- the allB gene encoding allantoinase AllB: MPDYDYDLVIRARRTVTPQGEIPATVGVRDGKIVAVESYDSPVRSAETVELADDEALLPGLVDSHVHVNEPGRTGWEGFATATRAAAAGGFTTIVDMPLNSIPPTTTVEALETKREVARQQATVDIGFWGGAVPENTDAGDTSELRALHEQGVYGFKSFLSPSGVEEFGHLTAEQFRTAVTAIGEFGGQIIVHAEDANVLSAAPSAQGPDYAGYLASRPDEAEHAAIELVIETARATGTRSHILHLSTATALPAIRRAREDGVPLTVETCPHYLTLAAEEVPSGATQFKCCPPIRGAANRDALWQALADGLIDCVVSDHSPSTPDLKHLETGDFGTAWGGVSGLQVAFSAVWTEAAQRGYGLADVAYWMGQRPAEVAGVDGKGRIAPGNDADFAVVAPDAGTRIDARTLQHRHSLSAYDGTEVRGVVRQTWLRGARIDFDDPRGRLLSRA; encoded by the coding sequence ATGCCAGATTACGACTACGACCTTGTGATCCGTGCGCGCCGGACGGTGACTCCACAGGGGGAGATCCCGGCCACGGTGGGAGTACGCGACGGGAAGATCGTGGCGGTGGAGAGCTACGACAGTCCGGTGCGTTCCGCTGAGACGGTGGAACTGGCGGACGACGAGGCACTGCTTCCCGGCCTTGTCGACAGCCACGTCCACGTCAACGAGCCGGGACGGACCGGCTGGGAAGGGTTCGCGACGGCCACCCGCGCGGCTGCGGCCGGAGGGTTCACGACGATCGTGGACATGCCGTTGAACAGCATCCCCCCGACCACGACCGTGGAGGCGTTGGAGACCAAACGTGAGGTCGCCCGCCAGCAGGCCACCGTCGACATCGGGTTCTGGGGAGGAGCGGTCCCGGAGAACACCGACGCGGGTGACACGAGTGAACTCCGCGCGCTACACGAGCAGGGGGTGTACGGGTTCAAATCCTTCCTGTCCCCCTCGGGCGTGGAGGAGTTCGGCCATCTCACCGCTGAGCAGTTCCGCACCGCCGTCACCGCGATCGGGGAGTTCGGCGGGCAGATCATCGTGCACGCCGAGGACGCGAACGTACTGAGCGCGGCACCGTCGGCCCAAGGGCCGGACTACGCCGGCTACCTCGCCTCCCGGCCGGACGAGGCCGAACACGCGGCGATCGAGCTCGTCATCGAGACCGCGCGCGCCACCGGTACCCGCTCGCACATCCTGCACCTGTCGACGGCCACGGCACTGCCCGCGATCAGGCGGGCCAGGGAGGACGGTGTGCCGTTGACGGTGGAGACCTGCCCGCACTACCTGACGCTTGCCGCCGAGGAGGTCCCGTCGGGCGCGACCCAGTTCAAGTGCTGCCCGCCGATCCGTGGCGCCGCCAACCGGGACGCCCTCTGGCAGGCGCTCGCCGACGGTCTCATCGACTGCGTCGTCAGCGACCACTCGCCGAGCACACCCGACCTGAAACACCTGGAAACCGGTGACTTCGGAACCGCCTGGGGCGGGGTATCCGGGCTGCAGGTGGCGTTCTCGGCGGTGTGGACCGAGGCGGCGCAACGTGGTTACGGCCTCGCCGACGTCGCCTACTGGATGGGGCAGCGTCCGGCCGAGGTCGCGGGGGTGGACGGAAAGGGGCGTATCGCTCCCGGTAACGACGCTGATTTCGCCGTCGTCGCCCCGGATGCGGGGACCAGGATCGACGCGCGGACGCTGCAGCACAGGCACTCCCTCAGCGCCTACGACGGAACCGAGGTGCGCGGAGTGGTGCGTCAGACCTGGCTGCGTGGCGCGCGGATCGACTTTGACGACCCGAGGGGGCGGCTGCTGAGCCGAGCCTGA
- a CDS encoding nucleobase:cation symporter-2 family protein, translating into MRFRKSVKDGSATTNAATGTHSDGQTDERPEDEKLPAKLLTIYGLQHILTMYAGAVAPALVIGGAADLGAADLGILVSGALLVAGIATLLQTLGPWGTGAQLPIVVGASFVPVSAMTTIAADPDLGMPVVFGASLVGGLFALCLTPFFGQLVRFFPPVVTGSIITIIGLSLMPVAADWIIDESPGHHPSLSNLALAGATLALVLLFSRVLPGLLSRLSILLGMVAGTLIAIPFGKADFSEVTGGPVFSLGSPLHFGLPEFDTAAILTMCVIMLVVLTEGASHIIAVGEIVGAKVDARRISAGLRADVSASVLAPLLNGTPGSSFAQNIGLIALTKVKSRFVVAVGAGMLIILGLFPILGRIVATIPNPVLGGAGLVLFGTVAASGIRTLGKVDFDDNLNLILVATSLGFGIIPIAVPEFYEGLPSWLSTILESGIVGAAFVAILLNLVFNVIGGGQYEDDPTVFSAAPTLDQAYPQDGDEEETQPPAAQTDAAAVSPNGSTATGDAGARLDRDPD; encoded by the coding sequence ATGAGATTCCGCAAATCCGTGAAGGACGGCTCGGCCACAACAAACGCCGCTACTGGTACCCATTCCGATGGGCAGACTGACGAACGCCCCGAGGACGAGAAGCTACCGGCGAAGCTGCTGACGATCTACGGGTTGCAGCACATCCTCACCATGTACGCCGGAGCGGTCGCTCCCGCGCTGGTGATCGGCGGCGCCGCTGACCTCGGTGCCGCGGACCTCGGCATCCTTGTCAGCGGGGCACTGCTCGTCGCGGGCATAGCCACCCTGCTGCAGACCCTCGGCCCATGGGGCACGGGCGCGCAACTTCCCATCGTCGTCGGCGCCTCCTTCGTTCCCGTCAGCGCCATGACAACGATCGCCGCCGACCCCGACCTGGGGATGCCCGTCGTGTTCGGTGCCTCCCTCGTCGGTGGCCTGTTCGCGCTGTGTCTGACCCCTTTCTTCGGCCAACTCGTTCGCTTCTTCCCACCGGTGGTCACCGGAAGCATCATCACCATCATCGGGTTGTCCCTGATGCCGGTCGCCGCCGACTGGATCATCGACGAGTCACCGGGACACCACCCGTCACTGTCGAACCTGGCTCTGGCCGGCGCCACGCTGGCACTCGTCCTGTTGTTCTCCCGGGTCCTTCCCGGGCTCCTCAGCCGGCTGTCCATCCTTCTGGGCATGGTCGCGGGCACCCTCATCGCGATCCCGTTCGGGAAGGCCGACTTCAGTGAGGTCACCGGGGGGCCCGTGTTCTCGCTGGGTTCCCCCCTGCACTTCGGTCTCCCGGAGTTCGACACGGCGGCGATCCTGACCATGTGCGTGATCATGCTGGTGGTGCTGACCGAGGGCGCCTCGCACATCATCGCGGTGGGCGAGATCGTCGGCGCCAAGGTGGACGCGCGGCGGATCTCCGCCGGGTTGCGGGCCGACGTCAGCGCGTCCGTCCTCGCTCCGCTCCTCAACGGCACGCCGGGAAGCTCCTTCGCCCAGAACATCGGGCTGATCGCGCTCACCAAGGTGAAGAGCCGCTTCGTCGTCGCCGTCGGCGCGGGCATGCTGATCATCCTGGGGCTGTTCCCCATCCTGGGCCGGATCGTCGCCACGATCCCCAACCCGGTACTGGGCGGCGCGGGGCTCGTCCTGTTCGGGACGGTCGCAGCCAGCGGGATCCGCACGCTGGGCAAGGTCGACTTCGACGACAACCTCAACCTCATCCTCGTCGCCACGTCACTGGGCTTCGGCATCATCCCGATAGCGGTGCCCGAGTTCTACGAAGGCCTCCCCTCCTGGCTCAGCACGATCCTGGAGTCGGGCATCGTCGGCGCGGCGTTCGTGGCCATCCTGCTCAACCTCGTCTTCAACGTCATCGGTGGTGGACAGTACGAGGACGATCCAACGGTCTTCTCCGCCGCTCCCACCCTGGACCAGGCCTACCCCCAGGATGGGGACGAGGAGGAGACACAACCCCCGGCAGCGCAGACGGACGCGGCTGCCGTCTCCCCCAACGGTTCCACCGCCACGGGGGACGCCGGAGCCCGTTTGGACCGGGACCCGGACTGA
- the pucL gene encoding factor-independent urate hydroxylase: MGIRLGDNQYGKAEVRLVRINRETDVHQIKDVNVSSQLRGDFEPVHSAGDNSPCIPTDTQKNTVYALAKENGGVGAIEDFALLLARHFVSGFEHVNGARQEVEEYSWDRIPTQDGPHDHSFVRRGGETRTTVVTKEHGEEWVVSGFTGLTVLKSTGSEFHGYPKTRYTTLPEVTDRILATDVSARWRYTSHDIDWDKTYESVKAIMLEQFANTHSYALQQTLYAMGQAVLEAHPEIAEIKFSMPNNHHFLVDLSPFGLDNPNEVFFAADRPYGLIEATVERDDAPEAGRAWDTVPKFV; this comes from the coding sequence GTGGGTATCCGACTCGGAGACAACCAGTACGGCAAGGCCGAGGTGCGGCTGGTCCGGATCAACCGGGAGACCGACGTCCACCAGATCAAGGACGTCAACGTCAGCTCCCAGCTCCGGGGCGACTTCGAACCCGTGCACAGCGCTGGTGACAACAGCCCCTGCATCCCTACCGACACCCAGAAGAACACGGTCTACGCCCTCGCGAAGGAGAACGGGGGCGTCGGCGCGATCGAGGATTTCGCCCTTCTGCTCGCACGGCACTTCGTCAGCGGTTTCGAGCACGTCAACGGAGCGCGCCAGGAAGTGGAGGAGTACTCCTGGGACCGCATCCCGACGCAGGACGGCCCGCACGACCATTCGTTCGTCCGGCGCGGGGGCGAGACCCGCACCACCGTCGTCACCAAGGAACACGGCGAGGAATGGGTCGTGTCCGGCTTCACCGGGCTGACCGTGCTGAAGTCCACCGGCTCGGAGTTCCACGGGTACCCGAAGACGAGGTACACCACGCTTCCCGAGGTCACCGACCGGATTCTCGCCACTGACGTCTCGGCGCGCTGGCGTTACACCAGCCACGACATCGACTGGGACAAGACCTACGAGTCGGTGAAGGCGATCATGCTCGAACAGTTCGCCAACACCCACAGCTACGCCCTCCAGCAGACGCTGTACGCCATGGGCCAGGCTGTGCTGGAAGCGCACCCGGAGATCGCCGAGATCAAGTTCTCCATGCCCAACAACCACCACTTCCTGGTGGACCTCTCCCCCTTCGGCCTGGACAACCCCAACGAGGTGTTCTTCGCCGCGGACCGCCCCTACGGCCTGATCGAGGCCACGGTGGAACGCGACGACGCTCCGGAGGCCGGCCGTGCCTGGGACACGGTTCCCAAGTTCGTGTAA
- the uraH gene encoding hydroxyisourate hydrolase produces MSHVTTHVLDTALGRPATGVPVRLERRAAGGAEATPGHASWETVAQSSTNEDGRVPDFGPEQLSADTYRVVFDTAHYFDRTGQQGFYPEATIAFHLTDEDAHYHIPLLLSPFAFSTYRGS; encoded by the coding sequence ATGAGCCACGTGACGACACACGTCCTCGACACTGCCCTCGGCCGTCCGGCCACGGGAGTACCCGTACGGTTGGAACGGCGCGCAGCAGGCGGCGCCGAGGCCACTCCCGGACACGCCTCCTGGGAAACGGTCGCGCAAAGCAGCACCAACGAGGACGGCCGCGTTCCCGACTTCGGACCGGAACAGCTCAGCGCCGACACGTACCGGGTCGTCTTCGACACGGCGCACTACTTCGACCGCACCGGCCAACAGGGCTTCTACCCCGAGGCCACCATCGCCTTCCACCTCACCGACGAGGACGCGCACTACCACATCCCGCTCCTGTTGAGCCCATTCGCGTTCTCCACTTACCGGGGCAGCTGA
- the uraD gene encoding 2-oxo-4-hydroxy-4-carboxy-5-ureidoimidazoline decarboxylase, whose protein sequence is MPDSTAAAVTDPGVARVNALATADFRTEFAQCLNIDRWVEALLNERPFSDRTALLDAVDAHARSITDDEVASALARHPRIGDRASGNSTESQWSRGEQSGFAEGATDVQSAFHEGQVEYEKRFGQIYLVCASGRSSEELLADLQSRLDNDPATESRVVADELRKIALLRVGKVLDNT, encoded by the coding sequence ATGCCCGACAGCACCGCCGCCGCGGTTACCGATCCCGGAGTAGCGCGGGTCAACGCACTGGCCACCGCGGACTTCCGCACGGAATTCGCGCAGTGCCTCAACATCGACCGTTGGGTGGAGGCACTGCTCAACGAGCGGCCGTTCAGCGACCGCACCGCGCTGCTCGACGCGGTTGACGCACACGCGCGCAGTATCACCGACGACGAAGTGGCCTCCGCCCTCGCCCGTCACCCCCGCATCGGTGACCGGGCCTCCGGCAACAGCACCGAGTCCCAGTGGTCGCGCGGAGAACAGTCCGGCTTCGCCGAGGGCGCCACTGACGTCCAGTCAGCCTTCCACGAAGGGCAAGTGGAGTACGAGAAGCGCTTCGGACAGATCTATCTGGTGTGCGCCAGCGGACGGTCCAGCGAGGAGCTCCTGGCGGACCTCCAGAGCCGACTGGACAACGACCCAGCCACCGAGTCGCGGGTAGTCGCCGACGAACTCCGCAAGATCGCGCTACTGCGCGTTGGAAAGGTCTTGGACAACACATGA